The Nitrospirota bacterium genome includes a region encoding these proteins:
- the bamA gene encoding outer membrane protein assembly factor BamA, with protein sequence MHFLYSLLFILLLLTSQNTYAQDSLSKFAGRPVTSVTTVTDAGITGKDVENECNIKTGDLLSLPEVRKCIIHYYRKGLFKDVTAEAVQEEGGVGLRFFFIEKVKVNDIRIKGNDYFSSKKIKAAIVLKKGGELSDDRISASNEDIRRLYKEAGFFNATAEIFVYPKRGGKRSDLAIRIEEKGRARISNIDFSGDKVFDDDKLKPLLKTDSGDYYTEADINAGIKAITDFYVDKGYIRVLVSPPELTYDRVREEVSVKLSIDAGPRVEVVFVGATVITKTALEKELLIRRERAYDTSVIDETADRITGLYQQMGYYFVSVSYNVERPDDRTVRIVFKIKEGESVTIKDISFSGNSYFRDETLIEYVEVKEGGVLLDDVLKDGIKGIAALYKSNGFLDVRVTHEVLYYEEDKTLGISIIIGEGPQTRLSSIRPEGNESFNSEEIQSHIKSRIGRPFNESQITDDIYNIQSFYLQKGYIYASVDLKTTLSDDKTGAVAEYIISENHPVYTGAIIITGNSFTKERVIRRELLFKEGELFSYEKMLRSQRQLLKLGIFKTVRIEPVNPDIKEERKDVSVITEEGYPGRVEFGIGYGDEEKLRGMIEAGYKNLFGTGRQVTLRAEGSSIEQKYSINYKEPWVLGYQTDGRLNIVDLIEKKSSFNRRTYGISTGLDKDFSEFVTGSLTYQYEDVKLSDVQPGAILTPEDTGKVAIATINPSLIIDGRNDPFNPSRGSLFSVTFREAARVLGSKSQFAKLTVQDSLFFSPVSRLVFAFSIRGGVAWNFGESHEVPIFERYFAGGRSSVRGYDQEKLGIPGKTITYDGNTWTATGGNMLLVLNGELRFPLFKGLGMVAFVDAGNVWRKVDEFDASEIRATAGAGIRYNTPVGPFRLDLGCKLDREVGEDRCMPHFTLGHAF encoded by the coding sequence ATGCATTTCTTATACTCATTATTATTTATCCTTCTATTATTGACCTCACAAAATACCTATGCACAGGACAGTCTGAGTAAATTTGCGGGAAGGCCTGTCACTTCTGTAACAACTGTTACTGATGCCGGAATAACAGGAAAAGATGTTGAAAACGAATGCAACATAAAGACAGGTGATCTGTTATCACTCCCGGAGGTGAGAAAGTGCATTATCCATTATTACAGGAAAGGACTTTTTAAAGATGTAACTGCAGAGGCGGTTCAGGAAGAAGGCGGTGTTGGCCTCCGTTTTTTCTTTATTGAAAAGGTGAAGGTTAATGACATAAGGATCAAGGGAAATGATTATTTTTCATCTAAAAAGATCAAGGCTGCTATTGTCCTTAAAAAAGGCGGGGAGTTGTCAGACGACAGGATCTCTGCATCAAATGAAGATATTCGCAGGCTTTACAAGGAGGCAGGATTCTTTAATGCCACTGCAGAGATTTTTGTATATCCGAAGAGGGGAGGAAAGAGGTCTGATCTTGCTATAAGAATAGAGGAAAAGGGAAGGGCAAGGATTTCCAATATAGATTTTTCCGGGGATAAGGTCTTTGATGACGATAAGCTTAAGCCACTTCTTAAGACAGACAGCGGTGATTATTACACCGAGGCTGATATCAATGCCGGCATAAAGGCTATTACGGATTTTTACGTTGACAAAGGCTATATCAGGGTGCTTGTCAGTCCGCCGGAATTGACTTATGACAGGGTCAGGGAAGAGGTCTCAGTCAAATTGTCAATTGATGCCGGTCCCCGTGTGGAAGTTGTTTTTGTCGGAGCAACTGTTATTACAAAGACTGCACTTGAGAAGGAGTTGCTGATTCGGAGAGAAAGGGCATATGACACTTCTGTTATTGATGAGACAGCGGACCGCATCACAGGATTATATCAGCAGATGGGCTATTACTTTGTTTCAGTTTCATACAATGTTGAGCGGCCGGATGACAGGACTGTACGTATAGTTTTTAAGATTAAGGAGGGGGAGTCAGTAACAATAAAGGATATCAGTTTCTCAGGCAATTCATATTTCAGGGATGAAACATTGATTGAATACGTTGAAGTAAAAGAGGGAGGGGTTCTGCTTGATGATGTTTTAAAGGACGGGATAAAAGGCATAGCAGCCCTGTACAAGAGTAATGGTTTTCTTGACGTCAGGGTAACCCATGAAGTCTTATACTATGAAGAGGATAAGACACTTGGCATTTCAATCATCATCGGGGAAGGCCCTCAGACCAGGTTGTCATCAATCCGCCCCGAAGGCAATGAATCCTTTAACAGTGAGGAAATTCAGTCCCATATTAAATCAAGGATTGGAAGGCCTTTTAACGAATCCCAGATAACGGATGACATCTACAACATACAGTCATTCTATCTTCAGAAGGGTTATATCTATGCGTCTGTGGATTTAAAAACAACACTTAGTGATGACAAGACAGGGGCCGTTGCTGAGTATATCATCAGTGAAAATCATCCTGTTTACACCGGCGCTATTATTATAACAGGAAATTCATTTACAAAAGAAAGGGTAATCAGGAGGGAACTCCTCTTTAAAGAGGGTGAGTTATTCAGCTATGAAAAGATGTTACGCAGTCAGAGGCAATTGCTGAAGCTGGGGATATTTAAGACTGTACGAATAGAGCCTGTGAATCCTGATATTAAGGAAGAGCGTAAAGATGTATCTGTTATTACAGAGGAGGGTTATCCGGGACGTGTAGAGTTTGGTATAGGTTACGGTGATGAGGAGAAGTTAAGGGGAATGATAGAGGCTGGATATAAGAACCTGTTTGGGACCGGACGCCAGGTAACCTTACGTGCAGAGGGGAGTTCGATTGAGCAAAAATACAGCATCAACTATAAAGAGCCGTGGGTACTGGGTTATCAAACGGACGGCAGGCTGAACATCGTTGACCTTATTGAAAAGAAGAGTAGTTTTAACCGCCGGACATACGGGATTTCAACAGGGTTGGACAAGGATTTCAGCGAGTTTGTTACAGGCTCACTTACATACCAGTATGAGGATGTAAAACTCTCAGATGTTCAGCCAGGCGCCATTCTTACGCCGGAAGACACAGGGAAGGTTGCGATTGCTACAATTAACCCTTCATTAATTATTGACGGTAGAAATGACCCCTTCAATCCATCACGGGGCTCCCTGTTCAGTGTAACATTTCGTGAGGCGGCAAGGGTCCTCGGATCAAAGTCGCAGTTTGCCAAACTGACTGTTCAGGACAGTCTTTTTTTCTCACCGGTCAGCAGGCTTGTCTTTGCATTCTCGATTCGGGGAGGAGTGGCGTGGAATTTTGGTGAGTCTCATGAAGTCCCAATCTTTGAGAGATACTTTGCCGGGGGGAGGAGCAGTGTTCGGGGATATGATCAGGAGAAACTTGGCATACCCGGAAAGACCATTACGTATGACGGTAATACATGGACGGCTACGGGTGGCAATATGCTTTTGGTGCTCAATGGAGAGCTTCGCTTCCCGCTTTTTAAAGGGCTTGGGATGGTAGCCTTTGTTGATGCCGGCAATGTATGGAGAAAGGTTGATGAATTTGATGCATCTGAAATAAGGGCAACAGCCGGCGCCGGAATACGATATAATACCCCTGTCGGCCCCTTCAGGCTTGACCTGGGTTGTAAACTTGACAGGGAGGTGGGAGAGGACAGGTGCATGCCTCACTTTACCCTTGGACACGCATTTTAA